One genomic window of Methanosalsum zhilinae DSM 4017 includes the following:
- the dapB gene encoding 4-hydroxy-tetrahydrodipicolinate reductase, translating to MIKVAVTGASGRMGGLIIGNIINSDNLELSAAFDISNIGMDAGEVAHAKAQGVKISPAEDMKDVLISSGTDVLIDFTIADATFENAPIAAECGVNMVIGTTGFTSQQRDVIDASIRDNNVAAVISPNYAVGVNVFFRIVKEAAKYLTDYDVEIIEAHHNQKKDAPSGTAMGTAEVINEVMNNREYVFGRQGHAPRGKEIGIHAVRGGDIVGDHTVLFAGAGERIEIKHQAHSRQAFAAGAVKAAEWVSSVNPGIYGMDDILGF from the coding sequence ATGATAAAAGTAGCAGTTACCGGAGCTTCCGGAAGAATGGGCGGACTTATCATTGGAAATATCATAAACTCTGATAATCTGGAATTGTCAGCTGCCTTTGATATCTCGAATATAGGGATGGATGCAGGAGAAGTTGCACATGCTAAGGCACAGGGAGTTAAGATATCTCCTGCAGAGGATATGAAAGATGTACTTATCAGCTCAGGAACTGATGTGCTGATAGATTTTACAATTGCTGATGCCACATTTGAAAATGCTCCCATTGCAGCAGAATGTGGTGTAAACATGGTGATCGGTACTACCGGATTTACCAGTCAACAGAGAGACGTGATTGATGCTTCAATAAGAGATAATAATGTGGCTGCTGTCATATCTCCTAATTATGCAGTTGGTGTGAATGTCTTTTTCAGGATCGTTAAAGAGGCTGCAAAATATCTTACAGACTATGATGTGGAAATAATCGAGGCACATCATAACCAGAAAAAGGATGCACCAAGTGGAACTGCTATGGGGACAGCTGAAGTTATCAATGAGGTCATGAACAATCGGGAATATGTTTTTGGAAGACAGGGCCATGCTCCCAGAGGCAAGGAAATAGGAATCCACGCAGTAAGAGGTGGAGATATTGTAGGTGATCATACTGTTCTTTTTGCCGGAGCAGGTGAGAGGATAGAAATAAAACATCAGGCTCATTCAAGACAGGCGTTTGCAGCAGGTGCAGTAAAGGCTGCAGAATGGGTAAGTTCAGTGAATCCCGGTATATATGGTATGGATGACATACTTGGGTTCTGA